The following are from one region of the Corylus avellana chromosome ca1, CavTom2PMs-1.0 genome:
- the LOC132190696 gene encoding uncharacterized protein LOC132190696, whose amino-acid sequence MEEEKWKAPPMGKVKTNWDIATDSKQNRLDFGVIIRDDRGRVLTALSKTLNSIQELVVGEAMGALAAVEFSRDSGFFDVILEGDSKQVVDAITNTGPSWSKYEHIAGDIQEVRKTFRTWEVRHVKRVANEAAHRLAKAAIREEGEGIWLEDTPNSILDVVTLGQSALFV is encoded by the coding sequence ATGGAGGAGGAGAAATGGAAGGCACCTCCGATGGGTAAAGTCAAGACCAATTGGGACATTGCGACAGATTCAAAACAGAATCGGCTGGATTTTGGAGTAATTATAAGAGACGATAGAGGACGGGTTTTAACGGCTTTGAGCAAAACGCTAAACTCTATTCAGGAACTAGTTGTGGGAGAAGCTATGGGGGCTTTAGCAGCAGTGGAGTTTAGTAGAGACAGTGGCTTCTTCGATGTCATACTAGAAGGGGATTCCAAGCAAGTAGTTGATGCCATCACCAACACGGGTCCCTCATGGAGCAAATACGAACATATTGCGGGTGATATTCAGGAAGTAAGGAAGACCTTCAGAACGTGGGAAGTTCGCCATGTCAAAAGAGTAGCGAATGAGGCTGCTCACAGGTTAGCTAAGGCCGCCATCAGGGAGGAAGGTGAGGGAATTTGGCTGGAAGATACACCCAACTCCATTCTGGATGTTGTTACACTAGGGCAATCGGCTCTTTTTGTATAG